From the genome of Oscillospiraceae bacterium:
GTTGAGCAGGATTTCGATAGCATTGCGGCTTCCTTTACCCGCTCTGCAGAGGATATCCTGGACCTGCGCAGTGAGCTGGAGAAAAACGGCAACCACGACATGCAGATCATCAGCAAAATCGAGAGCACCGGCGGCGTACAGAACATTGATGAAATCATCCGTGTTTCTGACGGTGTCATGGTTGCCCGCGGCGATCTTGGTGTCGAAGTACCAATGGAAGAAGTTCCGGTACTGCAGAAAAAGATTATCAAGAAAGTGCACGCTGCCGGCAAAGTTGCCGTAACTGCTACCCAGATGCTCGACTCTATGATTCAGCATCCGCGCCCGACCCGTGCCGAAACCACTGATGTAGCCAACGCTGTATTTGACGGCACCAGCGCCATCATGCTTTCCGGCGAAACTGCCGCGGGCAAATACCCGGTAGAGGCTGTGCGCACTATGGCGCGCATTGCCGAACACACGGAAGAGAACATCGACTATATCAGCCGCTTCCGCAATACCGAATGGACCGAAAAAGAGGACGTAACTTCTGCTATTTCCCACGCGACCTGCACCACCGCGCACGACCTTGGTGCAGTAGCAATTATGACCGTAACCAAATCCGGCCATACAGCCCGCACCATTTCCAAATACCGCCCCGCCTGCCCCATTATCAGCGGCACCACCAGCCGTAAGGTCTGGTACCAAATGAACCTTTCCTGGGGCGTTATTCCGCTGATGGTAGAGGAAAAGGACAACACCGATGAACTTTTCGAGCATGTTGTCAATGTTGCACGTGACCACGGCTTGGTGAAAAACGGTGACCTGACTGTTATTACCGCCGGCGTGCCGCTGGGTGTTTCGGGCACAACCAACCTGCTGAAAGTACAGCTGGTTGGCGATGTGCTGGTGACCGGCGACGGCATTTCCCTGGGCAGTGTGTGCAGCAACCTGTGCGTCTGCAAAGACGCACAGGATCTTCGGCTTCACTTTCAGCCCAATGACATCATTGTCATCCCCAACACGGACAACTCCATGATGCAGTATATGCGCAAAGCCTCTGGCATTATCACAGAGGAAAAAGGTCTGAACTCTCACGCCGCCATTGTCGGCCTGTCACTCAACAAGCCGGTCATCGTGGGTGCCAGCAACGCAACCAAAATTCTGCGCAGCGGTGTGACGATTACGCTTGACTCCGACCGCGGAATCGTCTATGCCGGTGTCGCTGTAAATGAAAATGCCTGAGTAAAATCATTTTTACCAAACATTTTCTGTTTACCATAGAAAGACGGGCAGCAAATCTGCAAAAGTGCAGGTGTGCTGCCCGTCTTTATTTACATGAAAAGTTTTATATTCTGCTCTTTGTACAAAGAGCCGCCATGCGGCCGCTTTGAAATTCCGCGTATTCCGTTTTTCAGTATTGCAAACTGCAGGAAACCTTTTGCGGCAGCTGCTCTGTTTTATTCGGCGCTGTTTTATGTAGCAGCACCGTGAGAAACCTGCGCTGCAGCAGCGGGAATGGTAGAAACAGGGTGTCTTGGCTGAGAAACAAGGCCAAAACTGACAGAAAGGGCACGGTCGACTGCGGCCATGCCTGCTTCCCCCAGGCGGCCCATGTATTCACGCAGCCGGTGTTTATCCAGTGTGCGCACCTGCTCAAGCAGGACAATGCTGTCTCGCGAAAGACCTGTCGTAGCTGCCTGCAGATGAATGTGTGTAGGCAGCTCTGTTTTCCCACGCTGGCTGGTAATGGCCGCTGCAATAACCGTTGGGCTAAAGCGGTTTCCAATATCGTTTTGAATGATGAGCACCGGCCGCACACCGCCCTGTTCCGAGCCGACGACTGGGCTTAAGTCTGCATAAAAAATATCTCCACGTCTGACCTGCATGATTCTCACGCTCCGCATTTTATTTTCTGCAGATAGCATTGGCAAAAGTGGAAAGTTCTATACATTGAATGCTTCTCTTTTGCCCTGCTGAAAATATTGTATGCAGAAACGCGATTTTACGTTTCTGAAAAGACAGATTGGCCGCGCTCAATTTCCAAAAAAATCTGCGGCAGCTGATGCAGCAGATCCTGCGGCAGCATGGCCTGCTGTGATAAAGCAGCCGCACAGCGGTCGCCGGCAAGGCCATGCAGGTAGACAGAAGCCGCAGCGGCTGTGTACGGCTCGACTCCCTGTGCCAAAAAGGAACCGATCATACCAGCCAACAGGTCGCCGCTGCCGCCGCGGGCCATACCCGGATTTCCAGTCGTGTTTTGCAAAATGCGTCCATCCGGCGCGGCAACCAGGGTCCCAGCGCCTTTCAGCACCAAAATGACATGGTGCTTTTTTGAAAAAGATGCCGCCGCGCCCGCACGATCCGCCTGCACCTGCAGGACGGAGCAGCCCAGCAGCCGCGCCATTTCACCCGGGTGAGGCGTTAAAACAAGCGGTGCCTGCGCGGTATCCAGTACAGAAATGTCTTTTGCAATGCAGTTGAGCGCATCGGCATCCAGTACCAGCGGCACCCGGCAGTTTTGCAGAACGTTTTCCACCCGCTGCGGGTATTTTGTGGAAAGGCCGCAGCCCATCACACAGGCTGAAGCCTTTTTTAGAGAAGAAAATACAGGCGAAAAATCGTCTTGGTAAACAGTATAGACTGCCTCTGGCAGACGTGCAGCGACAATTGGGTAAATGGATGCAGGCACAGCCGCGTCAACCAAACCGGCCCCGCAGCGCAGCGCGGCGCCGGTACACAGCATAGCCGCCCCCGCCATGCCATAGCTGCCACAGATGCACAGCAGCCGGCCAAATGTACCTTTATTGCTGTCTTTGGGGCGCTTTTTGACCGCAGAAGCCGCCAATGCGGCGGAAATACTGTTCATTCTCTCGATTCCTTTCGTTCTCCGAGCACAACTGCAGCGGCTGCAGCGGCTGTATGGGTTACACTGACCTGAAACTGCCACCCGGCGGCAAGTTCTGCCGCCTTTCCGCTGAGGCAGAGCCGCGGTGCACCGGTTTTTGCACGCAGCAGTTCCACCTCGCACAGGGAAAAGCCGCGCAGGCCCGTGCCCATTGCTTTACCAAAAGCTTCTTTTGCACAAAAAGAGGCAGCTACGCTTTGTGCAGGAAACCCGCGCTTTTGCAGCTGGGCAAACTCCTGTTTTCCCAAAACGCGGCTGCAAAAGTGCGGGTTCTGCATAGAGCGCCGAATGCGCTCGATTTCACAGAGGTCAAGCCCCACGGTCATCATTTTTCTTTCTCCGGCGCCGGCAGAGCAGAGGTGTCTACTGTGCGCTTTAAGTTGAGCTTAATTGCCTGCAGAACCCGGTTGCTGGGGCTGAAGACAATCAAGATTTTCCCATAGCGGTCATAGCGGCCGGTCAAGTACCACTCGCCGTCAGTGCCCTTTGCAGTTTTGCCGACCTGAAAGGTATAGTCAAACTGCTTGCCCTCGAATTTTTCAGGGCTGTATTTTCCGATTTCTTCTGTATCATGCAAGTCAATCGAAAAAATAGATTTGCGCTTGCGGCGGTGGATAATCTTGTCACAGGTAAAGTCGCCGTTTGTCACACTGTACTCAAATTCCCAGTCAAAATTCGTAATGATATAGTACATGCCAACCAGCACGCCGGCAATGATAAAGACAAGGAAGTACATGAGTACGGAAACCATCATGGTCAGCATCAAAATGGCAATGGCACCAACCAGGGTAAGCAGCATAATGCCCGCTTCTTTACCGCCAAACTTTCGCTTAATAATCTGTTCGCAAAAAATATCCATCCTTACTCCTCCGGTCATACAGTAGTCTTTGCTTCTTTTGCATATTCTAGCATAGGCCGCAGGGAATTACAAACCATTTGGGCGCTTTCTCGCATTTTTTTGCCCGGGCTGCGGTTGCATTTTACAGGAACGCATGTTATAATAACGCAGATATCCATGATAAAACGCTGTGAAAAAGGAAGTAGCGGACCAAAGCCGCAGGATCAGAGAGGGTATGCCATTGGCTGAAAACATGCCTGCCTGCGCGTGTACCGTGAAGTTCCCTTTTGAGCGTCCCCGCTGAACCTGCGGCTTTTCCGCAAAATTAGGCGTGAACGGTTTTTGGCCCCGTTATCGGCCACAAAAGTATAATTTTAGGGTGGTACCGCGAAGTCAAAGCCTTCGCCCCTTTGTGGGGCGAAGGCTTTTTTGATTTCAAAAGAAAGGATGAGGACCTTCCATGATCAAAGAAGAACTGCAGGCAATCGGCAGCAAAGCGCTGCAGGAACTGCACAGTGCCGACAGCCAAAAGCTGCTCGATGAGCTGCGTGTACGCTATCTCGGCAAAAAAGGATCTCTGACCTCGATTTTAAAGAAAATGGGTAGTCTTTCTGCAGAAGAGCGCCCGGTTATCGGCAAACTGGCAAACGAAGTGCGCGCCAAAATTGAGGGTGCCGTCGCCGACCGCCGCAGTGAGCTTAAAGATCTGGAGCTGCAGCACCGCCTGCAGGCAGAGTCTCTCGATGTAACTATGCCCGGCAAATGCCGCCGGCTCGGCGCAAAGCACCCGATTTCGCTGACGCTGGAGGACTTGGAGGAAATCTTCCTCGGTATGGGCTTCAGTATTGCAGAGGGTCCAGAAGTCGAGTACGACTACTACAACTTTGAAGCACTGAATATTCCTAAAAACCATCCGGCCCGTGACGACCAGGATACTTTCTATATCAACGACAATATTCTGCTGCGCACCCAGACAAGCCCCGTACAGGTGCGCACAATGGAAAAGCAGAAGCCCCCTA
Proteins encoded in this window:
- the pheS gene encoding phenylalanine--tRNA ligase subunit alpha; its protein translation is MKEELQAIGSKALQELHSADSQKLLDELRVRYLGKKGSLTSILKKMGSLSAEERPVIGKLANEVRAKIEGAVADRRSELKDLELQHRLQAESLDVTMPGKCRRLGAKHPISLTLEDLEEIFLGMGFSIAEGPEVEYDYYNFEALNIPKNHPARDDQDTFYINDNILLRTQTSPVQVRTMEKQKPPIRIIAPGRVYRSDAVDATHSPLFHQVEGLVVDKGITFADLKGTLETFIKRLYGEDSVVRFRPHHFPFTEPSAEVDVQCFHCHGEGCRLCKGEGWIEILGCGMVHPKVLSNCGIDPEEYSGFAFGIGLERIAMRKYNIDDMRLFYENDIRFLEQF
- the pyk gene encoding pyruvate kinase; protein product: MRKTKIICTLGPATDDEGVLRQLMLAGMDVARINFSHGTHEEQLVRINAVKKLREELDLPVALLLDTKGPEIRTREFEKPAILTDGQAYTLTTRDVMGDDKMCAVTFNNLPKEVSHGTRILIDDGLIELRVEKTNATDIFCTVMNGGPITKHKGINIPGSNLSLPFLSEQDKSDIAFGVEQDFDSIAASFTRSAEDILDLRSELEKNGNHDMQIISKIESTGGVQNIDEIIRVSDGVMVARGDLGVEVPMEEVPVLQKKIIKKVHAAGKVAVTATQMLDSMIQHPRPTRAETTDVANAVFDGTSAIMLSGETAAGKYPVEAVRTMARIAEHTEENIDYISRFRNTEWTEKEDVTSAISHATCTTAHDLGAVAIMTVTKSGHTARTISKYRPACPIISGTTSRKVWYQMNLSWGVIPLMVEEKDNTDELFEHVVNVARDHGLVKNGDLTVITAGVPLGVSGTTNLLKVQLVGDVLVTGDGISLGSVCSNLCVCKDAQDLRLHFQPNDIIVIPNTDNSMMQYMRKASGIITEEKGLNSHAAIVGLSLNKPVIVGASNATKILRSGVTITLDSDRGIVYAGVAVNENA
- the acpS gene encoding holo-ACP synthase, which produces MMTVGLDLCEIERIRRSMQNPHFCSRVLGKQEFAQLQKRGFPAQSVAASFCAKEAFGKAMGTGLRGFSLCEVELLRAKTGAPRLCLSGKAAELAAGWQFQVSVTHTAAAAAAVVLGERKESRE
- a CDS encoding NAD(P)H-hydrate dehydratase — encoded protein: MNSISAALAASAVKKRPKDSNKGTFGRLLCICGSYGMAGAAMLCTGAALRCGAGLVDAAVPASIYPIVAARLPEAVYTVYQDDFSPVFSSLKKASACVMGCGLSTKYPQRVENVLQNCRVPLVLDADALNCIAKDISVLDTAQAPLVLTPHPGEMARLLGCSVLQVQADRAGAAASFSKKHHVILVLKGAGTLVAAPDGRILQNTTGNPGMARGGSGDLLAGMIGSFLAQGVEPYTAAAASVYLHGLAGDRCAAALSQQAMLPQDLLHQLPQIFLEIERGQSVFSET
- a CDS encoding type II toxin-antitoxin system PemK/MazF family toxin; this translates as MQVRRGDIFYADLSPVVGSEQGGVRPVLIIQNDIGNRFSPTVIAAAITSQRGKTELPTHIHLQAATTGLSRDSIVLLEQVRTLDKHRLREYMGRLGEAGMAAVDRALSVSFGLVSQPRHPVSTIPAAAAQVSHGAAT